In Cheilinus undulatus linkage group 24, ASM1832078v1, whole genome shotgun sequence, a single window of DNA contains:
- the LOC121506295 gene encoding uncharacterized protein LOC121506295 produces MEEVSDQDHGGEEEQTAMLWSIQEAFERQTLQIGASACGATAVVDVLKALGVDVTPEEADRCVQTRLRRNESPLPDYLLSRSEAGATHAQLIRGAEEASKGKVLGRFFHLHPHRLVRLVPWLANWMRKGAVPIATMNMQRAVPEGEDVPDAWHHQLIFGAAPNAIFMTNPLDMVSEGELHQRLCSESVLLIRREDVLQRLTPDCCLSSLSDPRWKTLDVEGQVKQMILEEEEGEAKLTHITIPAAYSSGVTLFALRQSELGQELLSAPELPLLLLD; encoded by the exons ATGGAGGAGGTGTCTGACCAGGACCATGGAGGTGAAGAGGAACAGACAGCAATGCTGTGGTCCATCCAGGAGGCTTTTGAGAGGCAGACCTTGCAGATAGGAGCCTCAGCCTGCGGGGCCACAGCCGTGGTGGACGTGCTGAAAGCTCTTGGCGTGGATGTCACACCTGAGGAGGCAGACCGCTGTGTGCAAACACGACTGAGGAGGAACGAGTCCCCACTGCCGGACTACCTGCTGTCCCGGAGTGAAGCTG gGGCAACTCACGCTCAGCTCATCCGAGGAGCAGAGGAGGCCAGTAAAGGGAAAGTCCTGGGTCGCTTCTTTCACCTTCACCCTCACCGCCTGGTCAGACTCGTCCCCTGGCTTGCTAATTGGATGAGAAAAGGCGCCGTACCCATAGCCACTATGAACATGCAGCGGGCCGTACCTGAAGGCGAGGACGTGCCTGACGCTTGGCACCATCAGCTCATATTTGGCGCCGCACCGAATGCCATTTTCATGACCAATCCTTTAGATATGG TAAGCGAAGGAGAGCTACACCAGAGGCTCTGCAGCGAATCTGTGCTTCTGATTCGCAGAGAAGACGTCCTGCAGCGACTCACGCCTGATTGCTGTCTGTCCAGCTTATCTGACCCCCGGTGGAAAACCCTAGACGTAGAAG GTCAAGTGAAGCAGATGATTCtagaagaggaagaaggagaagCCAAGCTAACACACATAACCATCCCTGCAGCGTACAGTTCAGGCGTCACACTTTTCGCTCTGCGACAATCAGAGTTAGGACAGGAACTCCTCAGCGCCCCTGAGCTGCCTTTGTTATTGCTGGACTGA